ctccagagaaccacagtgagagacattatccagtGACAGAACACATGGAACAGTGGCGAACCAAAGCAGCTTGTGTTTTCTTGAGTTATCTTTTTCTTATATTagaattagtttgatgatctgaaacatttaagtgcatcaaatatgcaaaaatagaagatatcTGTAGAGGgacaaatactttttcacagcgcTGTGTGGTAAACTTGAACATCCATCTCCAAACAGACAAACTTACCAGATGCAGTCTAGAGATCTCTCCTCAGAAAGTTTTGCTGCCAGTGACACCTTGAGGCACGTGAATTTAGGATTTGTAATAAATGATTACCTATGTGATTTGGTGttgaaaaatatctgaaaatcaCCACCAGTCACTTTGAACTTAAGAAACCttttggatgaaggtgaaacattttcaagaacCAATAAAACTAAAGTCCAGTTTCCTTCTACCGAAGAAGTTGGGATAAATATTAAGTAACTAACATTATTTATTAGAATCCATCGGCTGACTTTTTACTCTGGACTTTCGCTGACGTGACATATTCTGTCTTTTAAGTGACAAACATTAACTGTTGTCAAGTCATTTCTGGGTTTCCCGCTGTCTGTGACTCAGTTCAATCAGTCGTTAAACATTCCTTTTCTTCTATTTCTTCCCTTCCTGAAAGAGTGAAACATGTTCTGGCAGAcggaaaaaacaagacattacgCTGCTACGCTACTAATTTGTGTTGACTCAAATGGATTTTGAATTCGATTTTCTAACTTTTTCGTTCCGGCTCTCTGCTGCCAAAACCGATACTGTTCAGCTAACGTTACACAATCACACTTCACTCTTGGACTTCAAACCAGTAACACCATTTTCTGAACCTCAACAGATGATATTGTTtccatttattatttatcaatCTATAGGTCACATTCTATAGGGTTTCAGTAagcatatttgctgtttgttaagCTATTAAATATTCAGCATGGCAGGTCAAACGCACgctcttcctgtttgtgttgtcaGGTTGTGGCCAGCGGTTCCTGGTTGGTCCTCCAGGTGAGTCTCGGATCATTGGGGGGCGGGAGGCTCCGGAGGGGGCGTGGCCTTGGCAGGTGAGCATCCAGCTGCGCTTCAGGCACCACTGTGGAGGCACCATCCTCAACAAGCTGTGGGTTCTCACTGCGACGCACTGCTTCCACAAACTCCGGTGAGTAGAACTTCCACACCTGACTGACCTGCGTTCAGTTACAGGAGGAAGATTTAATAATGTTCATACATTAACACGCAggttattccatctcaaatcatcaaaatgtttctGAACTGTATGATcataaaatctgaatatttaaatgatatttATGAAATGTTACTTTTGATACATCAGGcactttgctgcatttttttgcttgcacatttaaatttatgccaatatttgttatttttctgtcactgaaaaCAATGAAGCGGTCACACCAAAATCCGTCTTCCTGACATGTTGTCGGTTCATCATAGCttcaaatggcaaaaaaaacgtgcagaaagtgggtcaaaaaaataataatcttgAGATGTATTTAATGTATTAAGCTTAAATTTCagaaatatccatattttatgccaTAAAAATTTAGGACAAGTCAGAGATGGTCAAGCAGAAGTTGTGCTaaaaatttaatgatttaagATGGAAAGATGAGATGTTCTGgattaaacagcagcagcttctacTTTTAAAAGATATCTGGCAGCTTTACAATAACATGTACTTTAACGGGGAAATtctttgaaatgtaaaatctcTGATTGTAGGTTTCTGTAATTGTAACGCCAAGCAGTAAAGTTTCAGTGGTAATGGCAGGCATAACTTAAAAAATTGTTTGTGAACAGAGTACATGATTACTGCGTTTTATGtactagagcaggggtgtcaaacatctGGCCCGGGGTGCCAAAAGTGGCCCTCCAGAGGTTCTAATCCGGccttcaaagtgtaaaaattacaaagacattaaatcCGGATTctaaatttttaaaactgtaaacttgaaataatttctagaccatgacaagttgttttgatcataaagtaaaatactcgaTTGCtcgttgttcttttgtcgttttgtgtctcgtttttgtaatattttgtcttgttttgtgtcttttttggtctgacttttgtcctttgtctcatgtttttgtcgttttgtgtttcctttgtctcgcttttgttgttagtctatttttttgtcattttatcccTTTTTTTGTCTCGTATGTGTCCATTTGTCGATTCGTaacatttgtctatttttttttgttttatttcgtgtcatttgtgtttcgttttttgtaatattttgtcttttttttttgtctgacttttgcagTTTTGATCATAACGTAAAATATTAactcattcagttccagatgactaaatggtttgttcctttgcagacactctgatctggaagttgtaatgtgtaaatgttaaactgaggcataatgttgttgaaaatgaacttctttttcttaagaaacttcaggttggtcataatgttttgtaaaaagataattccataaatgtgaacattttcagaatgtacttgtACTTTTACACATTTGAACACAGTGGACTGACATCAGTGCAGAGAGCAaatatactgtatttaaattacaCTAAATGCTAGAGCAGCACCTAGTAATAGTTTAAGGAAAGCTAACTATGATTGGTCATAACACTGCTACAGTTTTGAGGCCctttgagataaaaactcatgAATCCATCCCTGAATTTCTCCTGCTTCAGCTCAGTGATGTAATCAACCTCTATTCAGGACGGGAACGAGGAAACCTGGCTCGGACTGTGCAGGAGCAGAAGTTTTTGGGTGAcgacagcagcagagcagaagcagcagagagtCAAACTAATTCTGTTTTGCGTCCAGATGGATCAGCACAAACCGTTTTCGCGTGGTGGCAGGACTGCGGGTGTTGTCCTCTCCGGGAGATCACGTCCAGATCCGCAGAGTCAGCAAAGTCAAAATGCACGAGGACTACAACAAAGTCACGGTCGACAACGACGTGATGCTGATGCTGCTCAGTTCCCCCTTCGACTTCAACGACCACGTCCAGCCCGTCTGCACACCCCAGAACGTGAGCCACGAGTACATCCTCAGCTTCAGCTCCTGCTTCATCACCGGATGGGGCAGCGCCTACTACCAAGGTCAGTCACCTGGATTCATTTAGAAGGCACAGTGAGGACGTTTTGGAATGGAGTTACTCTTTTAGCCGACagctgaaaaaggaaaagatggtttttaccttgctgacgtGTTTCAAGTTCATCTACAGTTTTCCTTAGTCGGTTAAAAGAGTAACAAGTaagaaacgacaaaatgaacaaaatccaACTATGAAGAAGTTTCATGTTAACGTACACTTGGGGCCAAACACTGACTCTCTGACTGCATCAGTTTCACAGCAAAGTCAGAAATCAGCTTTACAATGAGACACGTGAACCTTTACTTAACCAGGAAATTCTTTGAAAAATAGAATCTCTGCTTAAGGCAGCCTGTTTGTGGGTGATCGTAATTATAGAGTCAAGAAGGAAAGTTGTGGTGACAGCAAgcattcttaaagaaaaaaccTCGATCAGGTGCCTTTTATGAAGCCTTAAATCATtctaaattattcatttaagtttttttaatcattgcgGTTTGGGGataagatccatccatccattctctacacaccgctttatcctcactagggtcatggggggtgctggagtctatcccagctgactcgggtgaaggcaggggacaccctggacaggtcgccagtctgtcacagggctacatatacagacaaacaatcactctcacattcacacctacggacaatttagagtaacgaagtaacctcagcatatttttggactgtgggaggaagccagagtgcccggagaaaacccacgcatgcacagggagaacatgcaaacttggGGATAAGATgttaaattgaatttaaaatggATCTTTCCCCTCGGTTCAGGGGATGTAGTccataaataaattattaatgaCTCAATAACATTCAACTGTAAAGCTCAAGaactcactgtgagctcatttttcactgcaataatgACAAAGCCatacatcattaaaaaaagaaggagctgaaaacGAAGGTAAATTTAAGGctaaatctaatgaggtggtccttgtgtcatttctgaccttttccTCAAAATTTCCTCCACAtttgttagtccgtttttgagtaatgttgtgaacagacagacagacaaacgccaCTCATCATATAAttctgctgcgttccttggcaaagtaataattatgttgtaaacaaaaggtgttaatcttcagtattaatctacaatgtaggaaataatagaaataaataaaaaaaatattaagttaGAAGTTatgtccaaacgtttgactgatAGTGTGCATTGCTAAAGATAAAGTAAAAACTTGAATTTAAGTGGGTCTTGTTGTtgctgaaaatttgtaaaaacaaaacctgaaaaactgaaatgcaGCTGTGCAAAGCTGGAAAAAGTCCAATttgatgctgcagctgctgccgaAGGGCTGAATTAAGGATCAGTTACCTGTTTTCAGTGTGGCCTCTAGTAAAATtgcaaaagattaaaaaaaacaaaacaaaaacaactagaTTTGTCATTAGGGTGACCTTTCAAATAGAAAATAACACTCAATAAGACAGCCCTAATGCAGCAACAAACATGCAAGTGTCTTCATTAAGCAGACGTGTTGATTCAGGTCGTACGGATTTTGCATTCTTACTTTAGAATAGTGAGTgtatgtatttaaaatgaaataaacttaaataaaatgtgaaaaaagtgaaGGACCCTGAAACCTTTTTACATCATTGCACCCGTTTAGAAACCAGGGTTCAGCCACAATGCATTAGTGAACACTTACATCAATATAACgtaaaataaaccattttttaaacatttggatTTGGATTTTGAAACGCTAAATAGAGAGACTTGCTTTTcctcttgtgtttttaaatgctgcTCTCACATATAATCGCTTCTCACTGTATAAAACATGTCTGGATGTCTTATTAGTCTGTTAAAGCACTTTACAGGCGTGACGGCGTTgtggtgtttgtgctgcaggcAGGCTGATGAACAGATTGCAGGAAGCTCAGGTGGAGCTGATCAACAGCAGCACGTGTAACCAGAGCAGCTGGTACAACGGCTTCATCACCGACAACATGATCTGTGCCGGACTGGAGAGCGGGGACGCCGACTCCTGTCAGGTGGGGATTCCTGGTCATTTTTAGAGTCACCACAAGCTGCAGGTTTAATCTCAGTAACGTTTAACTGCCTCTTGTGTCCGTTCAGGGCGACAGCGGGGGTCCCCTGCAGTGCTACAGCGACAGCGACGACAGGTTTTATGTGGTCGGAGTGACGAGCTTCGGGGATAAATGCGGGCTTCCTCACAGGCCCGGTGTTTACGCACGAACCAGCAGGTTTGCGGGTTGGATCAATGCGAGTCAGGCAGCGTCAGAGTCTACAGCACACAGACCAGACATGAAACTCCTCTCAGCTCTGCTCAGCGCCGCTCTGATGCTGCTCTGAAACATCCAGAccgttttaaaataaatctccaAATCCTTATTccatcagtttttgtttcttactAGTCAGTGCAGTTACCCTGTTAGAGCCGTCAGTGCTTTTTGAAAAGGTCCAAACACCCACATTTCTCAATCAGTATCTTATTCTCAGTGATTCGCTCCAACATGAGCAGTTTTCTACCAGAGTGGGAatagtttgggttttttttttcacaaaagaaTTTCTAGCTTTATAGGTGTCTACACCCTCCCAGATATAGAAGTAGCAGTAATAAACAGGAAAATGCTGGTCATATGATCtggaatctaatcacttggtccttgttttatttctgacctttcctgaaaatttagtccaaatccgttggtccgtttttgagtttTTCCGGTTTTGCTATATGCTGTCACCGCCCACTTCATCATGTACTGTACTCCAAACTTTTATTACTatgccaaggaacgcggtggagttatgtgacgatcggtgtctgtctgtctgttaacaacattactcaaacacggaccaacggatttggattaaattttcagggaaggtcagaaataaaacaaggaccaagtgaccAAGTGAGTATTGATTGCAATACTACAACTCTGTCattaattttacttttacaaagtgtctgtattttctgtttgtgctgaCGCTAAACTGTTGGTCAGTCTAGTTTATGTTTATGGTTGAAAATCATGTTTGTCAGATAGATTCCAGTTCATTCATGTCAACAATGATTCTTCTAAACACATTCGTTAGTTATGGAGTTCCACAAGGTTCTGTGCTGGGACTTTGTTTCTTGATACACTTAGCCAGTATTATTAGAAAACACTCCATAAACAAACTTTCACTGCTTTTCAGATGTCACACAGCTTCATTTAGCTCTGAAATGTATCAGTGACTCAAACTTTAAACAAGTTTTAAAGGCATACAGGTCTGGACTGCTTTTAATTTTCTTCAGCCCAAAAATGCTAAAGTGGATGGCATCACTTTGGCCTAAAGCGCTAGAGTTGAGTTATTTTAGACCAGGATATGCCCTTTAATTCAAACATAAAATGGGTCTCTGCAGTTTGGttaaaatcaggaacattctgtctcagagtgatgctgaaaaactagtccatgcatttgttaCTTCTGTCCTGGACTATTGTAATTACTTATTATTAGAATGTCCCAATAAATCTTTGAAAAACATCCAGTTGACCcaaaatgcagcagccagagttctgacagCAAGAGGGATTATATTTGTCCCATATTAGCTCCTCATCAGTGGCTCCTTGTAAAATGTAGAATTTGGAATTTAAAATCTTTCTTCTCACAT
The window above is part of the Acanthochromis polyacanthus isolate Apoly-LR-REF ecotype Palm Island chromosome 6, KAUST_Apoly_ChrSc, whole genome shotgun sequence genome. Proteins encoded here:
- the LOC110958613 gene encoding transmembrane protease serine 11D — its product is MQVGIQPFLSPFGAIKYSAWQVKRTLFLFVLSGCGQRFLVGPPGESRIIGGREAPEGAWPWQVSIQLRFRHHCGGTILNKLWVLTATHCFHKLRWISTNRFRVVAGLRVLSSPGDHVQIRRVSKVKMHEDYNKVTVDNDVMLMLLSSPFDFNDHVQPVCTPQNVSHEYILSFSSCFITGWGSAYYQGRLMNRLQEAQVELINSSTCNQSSWYNGFITDNMICAGLESGDADSCQGDSGGPLQCYSDSDDRFYVVGVTSFGDKCGLPHRPGVYARTSRFAGWINASQAASESTAHRPDMKLLSALLSAALMLL